One segment of Natronosalvus halobius DNA contains the following:
- a CDS encoding Tfx family DNA-binding protein, with product MIEDAEEILEEVGFDPEASVLTHRQAQVLALRERGFSQAAIADALGTSRANVSSVEGSARDNLERARETIAFAEALRAPVRVQVDAGTDLYDVPEAVYAACDEAGVKVEYTAPDLMKVVSDAAGDAVTGRQVATDLVVGVTSDGSVRVRQSD from the coding sequence GTGATCGAGGACGCCGAGGAAATCCTCGAGGAGGTCGGCTTCGACCCCGAGGCGAGCGTCCTCACCCACCGCCAGGCGCAGGTGCTGGCACTCCGCGAGCGCGGCTTCTCCCAGGCGGCGATCGCCGACGCACTCGGAACCTCCCGCGCTAACGTCTCCTCGGTCGAGGGGAGCGCCCGCGACAACCTCGAGCGCGCCCGCGAGACAATCGCGTTCGCCGAGGCGCTGCGAGCCCCGGTTCGCGTGCAGGTCGATGCGGGAACGGACCTCTACGACGTGCCCGAGGCGGTCTACGCGGCCTGCGATGAGGCAGGCGTCAAGGTCGAGTACACCGCGCCCGACCTGATGAAGGTCGTTTCGGACGCCGCCGGCGACGCGGTGACAGGCCGGCAGGTTGCGACGGACCTCGTCGTCGGGGTCACGAGCGACGGATCGGTTCGGGTTCGCCAATCCGACTGA
- a CDS encoding SDR family oxidoreductase → MDLDVDGNTALVTASSSGLGLASAAVLARQDANVAICGRDADRLETAREHVDSQGDGEVLAKQTDLTDPDQVSDLVATTAEAFGGIDHLVTSAGGPPSTTFLETSEREWYQAYDLLVMSVVWTVEEAHPHLLESDEGSIVCVTSRTVQEVADGLLLSNAVRRAVIGLVKTVSREFAPEIRANAVLPGTIETPRIEELIDARVENGTYEDYESGLEAMANDIPMGRIGDPEELGEVVAFLSSSHASFVTGVEVPIDGGLLRS, encoded by the coding sequence ATGGACCTCGACGTCGACGGTAACACGGCACTGGTAACGGCATCTTCAAGCGGCCTCGGTCTGGCGAGCGCGGCGGTGCTCGCCCGCCAGGACGCGAACGTCGCCATCTGCGGGCGCGACGCGGACCGACTCGAGACGGCTCGCGAGCACGTCGATTCGCAGGGAGACGGCGAGGTGCTCGCGAAGCAGACCGACCTCACGGACCCCGACCAGGTGTCGGACCTGGTCGCGACCACCGCGGAGGCATTCGGCGGCATCGACCATCTCGTCACCTCCGCGGGCGGCCCGCCGAGCACGACCTTCCTGGAGACGAGCGAGCGCGAGTGGTACCAGGCTTACGATCTGCTGGTGATGAGCGTCGTCTGGACGGTCGAGGAGGCCCACCCCCACCTGCTCGAGTCCGACGAGGGATCGATCGTCTGTGTCACCTCCCGGACTGTCCAGGAGGTCGCCGACGGCCTCCTGCTCTCGAACGCGGTCCGCCGGGCAGTCATCGGCCTCGTCAAGACCGTCTCGCGGGAGTTCGCGCCCGAGATTCGGGCGAACGCGGTTCTGCCGGGAACCATCGAGACGCCCCGCATCGAGGAACTGATCGATGCTCGCGTCGAGAACGGTACCTACGAGGACTACGAGTCGGGTCTGGAGGCGATGGCCAACGACATCCCGATGGGGCGGATCGGCGATCCCGAGGAGCTGGGTGAAGTGGTGGCCTTCCTCTCGAGTTCGCACGCGAGTTTCGTTACCGGCGTCGAGGTGCCCATCGACGGCGGGCTGTTGCGGAGTTAG